One Acidobacteriota bacterium genomic region harbors:
- a CDS encoding polysaccharide pyruvyl transferase family protein: protein MNSSQVTSSRDHALLTITPGCVNRGNLIIEHAVRSCFGFPNFAVEINAHRPLGEKELEAIHRCRALVLPGATLLQPEDHATAPGLAAVEIPILTPGVALRSPEDLADLALAQQLSQTVGSRDPFTHRSLRNAGLESALVGCPTLLLGDAERWKLRPGPVVFSPGLGFQELIAASIKACAAVAPTVALLHAPERQDLSGLGLAAGDVEAVPLDSAEQAHELIAGASVVVTSRIHALLTALVHGTPAFFLGPWYDSRYSLVEYLGVPIEPPVPRRLQRLVEGAVSGRRLPPATPFRRARTLRRNLVRWFDEVAAPLGLPVAEELPGVRQVRSAGAVEAASRGALA, encoded by the coding sequence GTGAACAGCTCCCAGGTAACCAGCTCCCGGGACCATGCCCTGCTGACCATCACCCCTGGGTGCGTCAACCGCGGCAATCTGATCATCGAGCACGCGGTGCGCAGCTGCTTCGGGTTTCCCAACTTCGCCGTCGAGATCAACGCCCACCGGCCGTTGGGAGAGAAGGAGCTGGAAGCCATCCACCGCTGCCGCGCCCTGGTCCTGCCCGGCGCCACCCTGCTACAGCCGGAGGATCACGCCACCGCTCCCGGCCTCGCGGCCGTGGAGATCCCCATCCTCACTCCCGGCGTGGCCTTGCGCAGCCCCGAAGACCTGGCGGATCTGGCTCTGGCCCAGCAGCTCTCTCAGACCGTTGGCAGCCGCGACCCCTTCACCCATCGCTCGCTGCGCAACGCCGGTCTGGAGAGCGCCTTGGTGGGCTGCCCGACGCTGCTCCTGGGGGATGCGGAACGCTGGAAACTCCGACCCGGGCCGGTGGTCTTCTCCCCTGGCCTCGGTTTTCAGGAACTCATCGCCGCCTCGATCAAAGCCTGCGCCGCCGTCGCCCCGACGGTGGCGCTGCTCCATGCTCCGGAACGTCAGGACCTCTCCGGCCTGGGGCTGGCGGCAGGAGACGTCGAAGCGGTTCCTCTGGACAGTGCGGAGCAGGCCCACGAGCTCATCGCCGGTGCGTCGGTGGTGGTCACCAGCCGCATCCACGCCCTGCTCACCGCCCTGGTCCACGGCACCCCGGCCTTCTTCCTGGGGCCCTGGTACGACTCCCGCTACTCGCTGGTGGAGTATTTGGGGGTGCCCATCGAACCGCCGGTACCGCGGCGTCTCCAGCGCTTGGTGGAGGGAGCCGTTTCCGGCCGGCGCCTGCCGCCAGCGACGCCCTTCCGGCGAGCCCGAACACTACGGCGCAACCTGGTGCGCTGGTTCGACGAGGTGGCCGCCCCCCTGGGCCTGCCGGTGGCGGAGGAGCTGCCGGGGGTCCGGCAGGTCCGATCAGCGGGAGCGGTGGAAGCGGCGAGCCGCGGGGCGCTGGCGTGA
- a CDS encoding M1 family aminopeptidase codes for MKPRPRGLTGLLAGTGLLAGIGLLAGIGLLAGTLLLALTISGAARPAAPQPPTEAGTVAPGGNEKPRAEAAGFDVLHYEAILDLDFLQPAVLGDVTVELRSLVDELATIRLASEGLIIEEVRSGGSPVPFRVEEAEAALFLDLSPEPRTKGPMAKEEVRRFRIRYRSDAKRGLRFDHDQVFTAFHTAGWMPCHDHPGDRATLDLSLTAPATLHVEATGRRIESADAADQPTGDLQHHHRYRLETPRPAYLYGFLAAPLEAVAEVAQGAFGEKVTLNYVGRDFNGAELRRIFADTPRMLRFFGQRAGLPYEGSSYTQALLHEAPPQEMAGLSLFSTRYGKALLADPQEDYLLAHELAHHWWGNRVTGATWSEFWLHEGLVSFMVAAYKEDRWGRAAYDRERVLARLRYLRALAEEPPRPLVHHGWDRPEEMSGGLTYSRGLLVLHLLRQEVGDEVFWKGLQRFTVAGAKAGAVTSRDLQRAIEAAGGGDLQSFFDAWVYGGDMPRVLARHSLVEGAVEGAVEDAVEIDLEQQTRQPWPLPLEVTVVTSEGRQSRRILFDQRRQTLRWPVKGHVEGKVLSVLVDAGGHLPRPVEHYRPPAMLSHQVAEGPSLVDRAQALMALGEACEEAAQEAPCTDLGGYYSRLEEQAPEALIRRLAARERQRR; via the coding sequence ATGAAGCCCCGCCCTCGAGGGCTCACCGGGCTCCTGGCCGGCACCGGGCTCCTGGCCGGCATTGGGCTCCTGGCCGGCATTGGGCTCCTGGCCGGCACCCTCCTCCTCGCCCTCACCATCAGCGGGGCCGCAAGGCCGGCGGCGCCCCAGCCGCCCACCGAAGCTGGAACAGTGGCACCAGGAGGGAACGAAAAGCCACGAGCCGAAGCCGCGGGCTTCGACGTCCTGCACTACGAGGCCATCCTCGATCTCGACTTCCTCCAACCCGCAGTGCTGGGGGACGTCACGGTGGAGTTGCGCTCCTTGGTCGATGAGCTGGCGACCATCCGGCTGGCCTCGGAGGGGCTGATCATCGAGGAAGTCCGGAGCGGCGGATCTCCGGTGCCGTTCCGGGTGGAGGAAGCCGAAGCGGCCCTCTTCCTCGATCTTTCCCCCGAACCCAGAACGAAGGGCCCCATGGCCAAGGAAGAAGTGCGACGCTTCCGGATCCGCTACCGATCCGATGCGAAGCGAGGCCTGCGCTTCGACCACGACCAGGTCTTCACCGCCTTCCACACCGCGGGCTGGATGCCCTGCCACGATCATCCCGGCGACCGCGCCACCCTCGACCTTTCCCTCACCGCCCCCGCCACCCTGCACGTCGAAGCCACCGGCCGAAGGATCGAAAGCGCCGACGCTGCCGACCAGCCCACCGGAGACCTCCAGCATCACCATCGATATCGCCTGGAGACCCCGCGGCCCGCCTACCTCTATGGTTTTCTGGCGGCGCCCCTCGAGGCAGTCGCCGAGGTAGCCCAAGGAGCCTTCGGCGAAAAGGTCACCCTGAACTATGTCGGCCGGGACTTCAACGGCGCCGAGCTGCGGCGCATCTTCGCCGACACGCCCCGCATGCTGCGCTTCTTCGGCCAGCGAGCGGGGCTGCCCTACGAGGGCAGCTCCTACACCCAGGCGTTGCTCCACGAAGCGCCGCCGCAGGAGATGGCCGGGCTCTCCCTGTTCAGCACTCGCTATGGCAAGGCGTTGCTCGCCGACCCGCAGGAGGATTACCTCCTCGCCCACGAGCTGGCTCATCATTGGTGGGGCAACCGCGTCACCGGCGCCACCTGGTCGGAGTTCTGGCTTCATGAAGGCCTGGTGTCGTTCATGGTGGCGGCCTACAAGGAGGACCGTTGGGGCCGCGCCGCCTACGACCGCGAGCGGGTTCTGGCCCGGCTGCGCTATTTGCGCGCTCTCGCCGAGGAGCCTCCGCGGCCGCTGGTGCACCACGGTTGGGACCGCCCCGAGGAGATGAGCGGAGGCCTGACCTACAGCCGCGGTCTGCTGGTGCTCCATCTGCTGCGTCAGGAGGTCGGAGACGAGGTTTTCTGGAAGGGCCTCCAACGCTTCACCGTCGCCGGTGCGAAAGCCGGCGCGGTGACCAGCCGAGACCTCCAGCGAGCCATCGAGGCGGCGGGCGGTGGAGACCTCCAATCCTTTTTCGACGCCTGGGTCTACGGCGGCGACATGCCGCGGGTGCTGGCCCGCCATAGCTTGGTGGAGGGCGCCGTGGAGGGCGCCGTGGAGGACGCCGTGGAGATCGACCTGGAGCAGCAGACCCGGCAGCCCTGGCCCCTGCCCCTGGAGGTGACGGTGGTGACCTCCGAAGGGCGGCAGAGCCGGCGAATCCTCTTCGACCAGCGGCGGCAAACCCTCCGCTGGCCCGTGAAAGGGCACGTGGAAGGAAAAGTCCTGTCCGTGCTGGTGGACGCCGGCGGCCACCTACCGAGGCCCGTCGAGCACTACCGTCCGCCGGCCATGTTGAGCCATCAGGTGGCGGAAGGTCCAAGCTTGGTAGACCGGGCGCAGGCTCTGATGGCGCTGGGAGAAGCCTGCGAAGAAGCCGCCCAGGAGGCCCCCTGCACAGACCTCGGCGGCTATTACTCCCGCCTCGAGGAGCAGGCGCCGGAGGCTTTGATCCGCCGGCTGGCGGCGCGGGAACGGCAGCGACGATGA
- the nagZ gene encoding beta-N-acetylhexosaminidase codes for MNPAHQDAPPPESSRGGAGGSPAPEEVLDTFGQLFLLAFDGTRLGEDVAEFFRTFRIGGVVLFTDNFRHPEQLGQLTAELQHRCARPGEPLLVATDHEGGRVQRFRTGFTRLPPMAELGTGEPAATEELLAQAGAELAGAGVHLCLAPVADLAAATSAGAVGDRSFGLDPRRTAEHVAAAVRGLRRGGVLSCVKHFPGHGATEVDSHRDLPVVSASRSVMEERELIPFRAALAADVDAVMTAHVRYPQAGADGEAPGEDPPASLSPFWQRQVLRQELGYEGPIVADALEMKALRRYWTPAECGALAFAAGSDLLIYYKEAHQFSAVYRLHRALEQGRLSPTRVAEALGRVRRLKGRLLKMHPELATTPPLQTMKKNAS; via the coding sequence GTGAACCCGGCACACCAGGACGCGCCGCCGCCGGAGAGCTCTCGCGGGGGCGCTGGCGGGAGTCCTGCGCCGGAAGAGGTGCTCGACACCTTCGGCCAGCTCTTCCTCCTGGCCTTCGACGGCACCCGGCTGGGGGAGGACGTGGCGGAGTTCTTCCGCACCTTCCGCATCGGCGGCGTGGTCCTCTTCACCGACAACTTTCGCCATCCGGAGCAGCTGGGCCAGCTCACCGCCGAGCTCCAGCACCGCTGCGCCCGGCCCGGCGAGCCCCTGTTGGTGGCTACCGATCACGAAGGGGGCCGAGTGCAGCGCTTTCGCACCGGGTTCACTCGCCTCCCGCCCATGGCCGAGCTCGGCACCGGCGAACCCGCTGCAACCGAGGAGCTGCTGGCCCAAGCGGGAGCGGAGCTCGCCGGCGCCGGAGTCCACCTCTGCCTCGCCCCGGTGGCGGATCTGGCCGCCGCCACCAGCGCCGGCGCGGTGGGAGACCGCTCCTTCGGCCTCGATCCTCGGCGCACCGCCGAGCACGTCGCGGCGGCGGTGCGGGGACTGCGCCGAGGCGGGGTCTTGAGCTGCGTCAAACACTTTCCGGGCCACGGCGCCACCGAGGTCGACAGCCATCGGGATCTGCCGGTAGTGTCCGCGTCCCGCAGCGTGATGGAGGAGCGGGAGCTGATCCCCTTCCGCGCCGCCCTGGCGGCTGATGTCGACGCGGTGATGACCGCTCACGTACGCTATCCCCAGGCCGGCGCCGACGGCGAAGCCCCTGGGGAAGATCCGCCCGCTAGCCTCTCGCCCTTCTGGCAGCGGCAGGTCTTGCGTCAGGAGCTCGGCTACGAGGGCCCCATCGTCGCCGACGCGCTGGAAATGAAGGCCCTGCGGCGGTACTGGACGCCGGCGGAATGCGGCGCCCTGGCTTTCGCCGCCGGCAGTGATCTGCTGATCTACTACAAGGAGGCGCATCAATTCAGCGCCGTTTATCGCCTCCATCGGGCGCTGGAACAGGGCCGGCTGAGCCCCACCCGGGTCGCCGAGGCCCTGGGCCGCGTCCGCCGCCTCAAGGGCCGCCTGCTGAAAATGCACCCCGAGCTGGCCACGACACCACCCCTACAGACCATGAAGAAGAACGCCTCATGA
- a CDS encoding radical SAM protein — translation MQSEAATGASEHRLPAPVDLLVPERGLRLRHLPGQVCLASRRAFAPAVSPDEGLLEDIARCLAGDPSHFLVARLRPTGGEAPPCAGCSTPTIALSVDAALGEASGLVVEGLSARWCRSCGELLLPDAVEQLRPRLEGFEGAAGGEAVPSLIYETPGHPRSVQLEVSTRCNLTCSYCSHRHLESKRFQPFEEFLRHLDGIDFHRVRNVDFTGLGEPVLHPRLPDMVREVRRRAPRAEVRVVTNGTVFDARRFEPLCAAGITSIAFSLDSLDPQRFAHQRGGTALQPVLDNLEALVEHRRRQNLDHLRIKIKAVLVDDPYADAEALLSYSAHLGLRMPHFSCIDPRSTAQESYDETWLEEGWDGGDEAFLRWSEDRWRQLTGEAPIPASPVLSPEHDEILHPAIGPPPELCRWAVDAAYLTIDGSSLTCCEAMIDLPRRPLAQLDGSSLAELWIGDLLWGYRLPLALGWLPPGCVGCPQAPAHGRPLTEPGEPLPTTGAASLLQIGSASRPRQDTPPLDGNPGKPGR, via the coding sequence ATGCAATCCGAAGCCGCCACCGGTGCTTCCGAGCACCGGCTCCCGGCACCGGTGGATCTGCTGGTACCGGAACGGGGGCTCCGGCTACGACATCTCCCCGGCCAGGTCTGCCTGGCCAGCCGCCGAGCCTTCGCCCCGGCGGTCAGCCCGGACGAAGGTCTCCTCGAGGACATCGCCCGCTGTCTGGCGGGAGACCCATCCCACTTCCTCGTCGCCCGCCTGCGCCCCACCGGCGGCGAGGCTCCGCCCTGCGCCGGCTGCAGCACACCGACCATAGCCCTCTCCGTCGACGCCGCCCTGGGGGAGGCCAGCGGGCTGGTGGTGGAGGGGCTCAGCGCCCGCTGGTGCCGAAGCTGCGGTGAGTTGCTGCTACCCGATGCGGTAGAGCAGCTGCGCCCACGCCTCGAGGGCTTTGAGGGGGCTGCCGGCGGCGAAGCGGTACCGAGCCTGATCTACGAGACTCCCGGCCATCCGCGCTCGGTGCAGCTGGAAGTCTCCACCCGCTGCAATCTCACCTGCTCCTACTGCTCCCATCGCCATCTGGAAAGCAAGCGCTTCCAACCCTTCGAAGAGTTCCTCCGCCATCTCGACGGCATCGATTTCCACCGGGTGCGCAACGTCGACTTCACCGGCCTCGGCGAACCGGTGCTCCACCCTCGCCTGCCGGACATGGTGCGCGAGGTACGCCGCCGCGCTCCCCGAGCCGAGGTGCGGGTGGTGACCAACGGCACCGTCTTCGACGCCCGCCGCTTCGAACCCCTGTGCGCGGCGGGCATCACCTCCATCGCCTTCTCTCTCGACTCCTTGGATCCCCAACGCTTCGCCCACCAGCGCGGCGGTACGGCCCTCCAGCCGGTGCTCGACAATCTCGAAGCGCTGGTGGAGCATCGGCGGCGGCAGAACCTCGACCATCTGCGCATCAAGATCAAAGCGGTGCTGGTGGACGATCCCTACGCCGACGCCGAAGCGCTTCTCTCCTACTCCGCCCATCTGGGGCTGCGCATGCCCCACTTCTCGTGCATCGACCCGCGCTCCACCGCGCAGGAGAGCTACGACGAAACCTGGCTGGAGGAGGGCTGGGACGGCGGCGACGAGGCTTTCCTGCGCTGGAGCGAGGACCGCTGGCGCCAGCTCACCGGCGAGGCGCCAATCCCAGCATCCCCGGTGCTCTCACCGGAGCACGACGAGATCCTGCACCCCGCCATCGGTCCGCCGCCGGAGCTCTGCCGGTGGGCGGTGGACGCCGCCTACTTGACCATCGACGGCTCCTCCCTGACCTGCTGCGAAGCGATGATCGACCTGCCCCGGCGCCCCCTGGCGCAACTCGACGGCAGCTCCCTGGCGGAGCTTTGGATCGGCGATTTGCTGTGGGGGTACCGCCTGCCCCTGGCGCTGGGCTGGCTGCCCCCGGGCTGCGTCGGCTGCCCTCAGGCACCGGCCCACGGCCGGCCCTTGACGGAGCCGGGCGAGCCTCTGCCCACCACCGGAGCTGCATCGCTGCTGCAAATCGGAAGCGCGAGCCGACCCCGCCAGGACACCCCGCCGCTGGACGGGAATCCAGGGAAACCCGGTCGGTGA
- a CDS encoding cysteine synthase family protein, with protein sequence MQDLRAPVLAHRRPTTGPDLRVHARLSDAVGWTPLVQMRRALEGHEGCGEDRCEVWAKLEFMNPMGSVKDRIARFMILEALESGQLREGGTIVESSSGSTAMGLAMMAAQYGLKTKLVVRRQTSKEKLDCLRALGVELVLVDGTLPPEDPESYNRKALQVVEQTPGAYYPDQHNNRANNRAHYLTTGPEIWRQMDGRIDYFVAGIGTGGTVSGVARYLKEQDPAIRVVAVDIAGSVFTEYFRSRRMVEPAPYRVEGLGDEEIINCPEFELLDDMVQVTDRQAFHWARRLAKREAVFAGGSSGGALWGVSQVARQLDGSLGRPARIATLFPDSGGRYLSTIYNDEWMRAQGLLDDG encoded by the coding sequence ATGCAAGACCTCCGCGCCCCTGTGCTCGCTCACCGCCGCCCCACAACGGGACCGGATCTGCGGGTTCACGCCCGTCTCTCCGACGCCGTGGGCTGGACTCCTCTGGTGCAGATGCGCCGCGCGCTGGAAGGCCACGAAGGCTGCGGCGAGGATCGCTGCGAGGTGTGGGCCAAGCTCGAGTTCATGAATCCCATGGGCAGCGTCAAGGACCGCATCGCCCGCTTCATGATCCTGGAGGCGCTGGAAAGCGGGCAGCTGCGCGAGGGCGGCACCATCGTCGAGTCTTCTTCCGGCAGCACCGCCATGGGGCTGGCAATGATGGCGGCTCAATATGGCCTCAAGACCAAGCTGGTGGTGCGGCGCCAGACCTCGAAGGAGAAGCTCGACTGTTTGCGAGCTCTTGGAGTGGAGCTAGTGCTGGTGGACGGCACCCTGCCGCCGGAGGACCCGGAGAGCTACAACCGCAAGGCTCTGCAGGTGGTGGAGCAGACCCCCGGGGCCTACTATCCGGACCAGCACAACAACCGTGCCAACAACCGCGCCCACTATCTGACTACCGGTCCGGAGATCTGGCGCCAGATGGACGGACGCATCGACTATTTCGTCGCCGGCATCGGCACCGGCGGCACGGTCTCCGGCGTCGCCCGCTACCTCAAAGAGCAGGATCCCGCGATCCGCGTGGTGGCGGTGGATATCGCCGGCTCGGTGTTCACTGAATACTTCCGCTCCCGCCGGATGGTAGAGCCTGCCCCCTATCGGGTGGAAGGTCTGGGGGACGAGGAGATCATCAACTGCCCGGAGTTCGAGCTCCTCGACGACATGGTCCAGGTCACCGACCGCCAGGCCTTTCATTGGGCGCGGCGCTTGGCGAAGCGCGAGGCGGTCTTCGCCGGCGGTTCCAGCGGCGGAGCCCTATGGGGCGTGAGTCAGGTCGCCCGGCAGCTGGACGGCTCCCTGGGCCGCCCGGCGCGCATCGCCACCCTCTTTCCGGACTCCGGCGGCCGCTACCTCAGCACCATCTACAACGATGAGTGGATGCGCGCTCAGGGTTTGCTCGACGACGGATAG